ATGTGTCTCCTCCTTTGAAAGTGAGATAAAGGGGCAATTGGGTGAAGGCAGTATTCTAGCAAGTTCGCACGCTATGACAAGTTTGCAATTCTTAATTGCTCAAAGCAACTACGGAGGATTGAAGTTGAATCTCTAACGTATTCCAGAGAGTTTCTATCAGAGCCCTTGCTGGACTAGAACCCTGTTTGATGAATCGTAAGAACTGTTTTTGGGTTTTAATAAAAAATTCGGGGCGATCATCCACGGGAATGTTCAGAATTTGGGCAAGAGAGGCCAAGTGTTCCCCCCCGCCTTGGGCCAAATCTTGAGTAATGTCTTGAAACTGGAGGGTAGCAAAGACCCTTGCCTTTTCAGAGGAAAGAATAACCCCATCATTGGTACAGCCGGATGTTCCAGAGCTGATGCCGAACGTTTGAGATCCTAGGGTTGCATTTGTTGTGGCCATGGCGATTTGAGGGCCGATATTCTGTTGATTGGGATAATCACCCCAAGCGAGTTTTCCCAACCCACATCCAGGTCCCGTGTCCGGATGTGCTGCATAAGCTGGGGTGGTTATCCAGAAAAACAGAAAAAATATGCTGAGAAATTGCCTTAATTTCATAGCCTGCTCCTTAATTGGGAACATTGACTTAGGCCAGAATATCGGAGCAGAGTTTACCAGAATTGCCTAGCAGGGCAATATAAAGTCGCACTTATATTTTTATATTAATTCGAGACGAAGAAAAATTAGGGGGCCAGTTTGATTATCTGCCATCTATCAACAGCACTATTAAACTGTGGCTTTTTCTAAGGAGCGGAATCGTGGTTGTTCTCCCAATGATATCTGGAGTTTTGTTTGTAGTTGATGAAGAGTGTGATGTCCCTCTTTATATCGAGGATGTAACAC
This DNA window, taken from Nitrospiraceae bacterium, encodes the following:
- a CDS encoding DUF3015 family protein, whose translation is MKLRQFLSIFFLFFWITTPAYAAHPDTGPGCGLGKLAWGDYPNQQNIGPQIAMATTNATLGSQTFGISSGTSGCTNDGVILSSEKARVFATLQFQDITQDLAQGGGEHLASLAQILNIPVDDRPEFFIKTQKQFLRFIKQGSSPARALIETLWNTLEIQLQSSVVALSN